A stretch of the Arvicanthis niloticus isolate mArvNil1 chromosome 17, mArvNil1.pat.X, whole genome shotgun sequence genome encodes the following:
- the Prph2 gene encoding peripherin-2 — protein sequence MALLKVKFDQKKRVKLAQGLWLMNWLSVLAGIILFSLGLFLKIELRKRSDVMNNSESHFVPNSLIGVGVLSCVFNSLAGKICYDALDPAKYAKWKPWLKPYLAVCVFFNVMLFLVALCCFLLRGSLESTLADGLKNGMKYYRDTDTPGRCFMKKTIDMLQIEFRCCGNNGFRDWFEIQWISNRYLDFSSKEVKDRIKSNVDGRYLVDGVPFSCCNPSSPRPCIQYQVTNNSAHYSYDHQTEELNLWLRGCRAALLNYYSSLMNSMGFVTLLVWLFEVSITAGLRYLHTALESVSNPEDPECESEGWLLEKSVSETWKAFLESFKKLGKSNQVEAEGADAG from the exons ATGGCGCTGCTCAAAGTCAAGTTTGACCAGAAGAAGCGGGTCAAGTTGGCCCAGGGGCTCTGGCTTATGAACTGGCTGTCCGTGTTGGCCGGCATCATCCTTTTCAGCCTGGGGCTGTTCCTGAAGATTGAACTCCGCAAAAGGAGTGACGTGATGAATAATTCCGAGAGCCACTTTGTGCCCAACTCCCTGATAGGGGTGGGGGTCCTGTCATGCGTCTTCAACTCTCTGGCTGGGAAGATCTGCTATGATGCCCTGGACCCTGCCAAGTACGCCAAGTGGAAGCCCTGGCTGAAGCCGTACCTGGCTGTCTGTGTCTTCTTTAACGTCATGCTCTTCCTCGTGGCtctctgctgcttcctgctgCGGGGCTCCCTGGAGAGCACCCTAGCTGACGGGCTCAAGAATGGGATGAAGTACTATCGGGACACCGACACCCCAGGCCGGTGCTTCATGAAAAAGACCATCGACATGCTGCAGATCGAGTTCAGGTGCTGCGGGAACAACGGCTTCCGGGACTGGTTTGAGATTCAGTGGATCAGCAATCGCTACCTGGACTTTTCCTCCAAGGAGGTCAAAGA TCGCATCAAGAGCAATGTGGATGGGCGGTACCTGGTGGATGGTGTTCCTTTCAGCTGCTGCAACCCCAGCTCACCACGGCCCTGTATCCAGTACCAGGTCACCAACAACTCAGCGCACTACAGCTATGACCACCAGACTGAGGAGCTCAACCTCTGGCTGAGGGGCTGCAGGGCCGCCCTGCTGAATTACTACAGCAGTCTCATGAACTCCATGGGTTTTGTCACACTTCTCGTCTGGCTCTTTGAG GTGAGCATCACTGCCGGACTCCGCTACCTCCACACAGCACTGGAGAGTGTGTCCAACCCGGAGGACCCTGAGTGTGAGAGTGAGGGCTGGCTGCTGGAGAAGAGCGTGTCGGAGACCTGGAAGGCCTTTCTGGAGAGCTTTAAAAAGCTGGGCAAGAGCAATCAGGTGGAGGCTGAAGGTGCAGATGCAGGCTAG